A DNA window from Roseovarius sp. Pro17 contains the following coding sequences:
- a CDS encoding C40 family peptidase yields the protein MSDPRQTPANARIAHQSLRGQVQSAKFTAGVARRVAVPVADLSLLPGGARTRQWLMGAPVTCFEVHAGHAFVQGEDGYVGYLPEAALADTLAPTHWVSARATHAYSASDLKSPERATLSHLSRVAVTAQEGAWAETPLGHIPVQHLTALPMTQADPITVAQTYLGTPYLWGGNSAFGIDCSGLVQAGCRACGIDCPGDSDLQEAALGHPLRDDEAVQRGDLIFWRGHVAWVLDGAHVLHANAHAMAVSIEGLECAIARIEADGAGAVTVRKRL from the coding sequence GTGAGCGATCCACGCCAGACACCCGCCAATGCGCGCATTGCCCACCAATCACTGCGCGGGCAGGTGCAGAGCGCCAAATTCACTGCCGGGGTGGCACGGCGGGTCGCGGTGCCCGTGGCCGACCTGTCGCTCTTGCCGGGTGGCGCGCGGACGCGCCAGTGGCTGATGGGTGCTCCGGTCACCTGTTTTGAAGTTCACGCGGGCCATGCTTTTGTGCAGGGCGAGGACGGCTATGTCGGCTACCTGCCCGAGGCGGCGCTCGCCGACACCCTCGCGCCCACCCATTGGGTCAGCGCGCGCGCCACCCATGCCTACAGCGCGTCCGACCTCAAATCGCCAGAGCGCGCCACGCTCAGCCACCTGTCGCGCGTTGCGGTTACGGCGCAGGAGGGTGCTTGGGCCGAAACGCCGCTGGGCCATATTCCTGTGCAGCATCTCACGGCGTTGCCGATGACGCAGGCCGATCCGATCACCGTCGCGCAAACGTATCTCGGCACGCCTTATCTCTGGGGCGGCAACTCAGCCTTTGGGATCGATTGTTCGGGCCTTGTGCAGGCTGGCTGCCGTGCCTGCGGTATAGACTGCCCCGGCGACAGTGACCTGCAAGAGGCCGCGCTGGGCCACCCGTTGAGGGACGACGAAGCGGTGCAGCGTGGCGATCTGATCTTCTGGCGGGGTCATGTCGCATGGGTGCTGGATGGCGCGCATGTTCTCCATGCCAATGCTCATGCGATGGCCGTTTCGATCGAGGGGTTGGAGTGCGCAATTGCCCGTATCGAGGCAGACGGTGCCGGCGCCGTTACAGTAAGAAAACGTCTTTAA
- a CDS encoding FAD-binding oxidoreductase produces the protein MLDRIRDIIGAANVLTGDDMAGYASDWSGHPRGTPLAVLRPGSAQEISAIVKLANETGTAIVPQAGNTGLTDATEAGDALLLSVARMSKIREIRPAGRIAIVEAGAILSSIHDAVAEHGLIFPLFFGARGSAMIGGALSTNAGGSNVLRYGNTRDLCLGIEAVLPTGEIVDLMRQLHKDNSGYDLRHLLIGAEGTLGIITAAVIKLHPAPLANATAMVAVPSVSDALDLLNRLQLETGGAVQAFEYMPRAYVETYMELSPTHRQPFDEQYDVNILVEVGAIAPRDAAPGADGQIPIAAHLEDVLGALFEEGAILDAVVAQNEAQRSEMWARREAAAEVITLHEPYADRDIAVPVDRMQEFLDDVAAIIARLDPGARDVSVAHLGDGNLHLGVFPTRPDEALCQQIGDAVEDAALALGGSFSAEHGIGLSKRASMARYKNPAALAAMRAIKKALDPNGILNPGKVLPDE, from the coding sequence ATGCTGGACAGAATTCGCGATATCATCGGTGCCGCCAACGTCCTGACAGGGGACGATATGGCAGGCTACGCCAGCGATTGGTCCGGCCATCCCCGCGGCACACCGCTGGCAGTGTTGCGTCCCGGTTCGGCCCAGGAAATATCGGCCATAGTCAAGCTGGCGAATGAAACCGGCACGGCGATTGTGCCGCAGGCAGGCAATACCGGACTGACTGACGCCACCGAAGCGGGTGACGCACTGTTGCTGTCGGTCGCGCGCATGTCCAAGATTCGCGAAATCCGTCCCGCAGGTCGCATTGCCATTGTCGAGGCGGGCGCGATCCTGTCCAGCATCCATGACGCGGTGGCCGAACACGGCCTCATCTTTCCACTGTTTTTCGGCGCGCGGGGGTCAGCCATGATCGGTGGGGCGCTGTCGACCAACGCGGGCGGCTCGAACGTGCTGCGCTATGGTAACACGCGGGATCTGTGCCTTGGCATCGAGGCGGTGCTGCCGACCGGCGAGATCGTCGATCTGATGCGCCAGCTACACAAGGACAATTCCGGCTATGACCTGCGCCACCTTTTGATCGGCGCTGAGGGCACGCTTGGCATCATCACCGCCGCAGTGATTAAGTTGCATCCCGCGCCACTGGCCAACGCGACCGCGATGGTAGCCGTCCCGTCGGTCTCGGATGCGCTGGACCTGCTCAACCGTCTTCAGCTCGAAACGGGCGGCGCGGTGCAGGCGTTCGAATACATGCCACGCGCCTATGTCGAGACGTATATGGAGTTGTCGCCGACGCATCGCCAGCCGTTTGACGAGCAATATGACGTCAACATCTTGGTCGAGGTCGGCGCCATCGCCCCGCGCGATGCCGCGCCGGGCGCTGATGGTCAGATCCCCATCGCCGCGCATCTGGAAGACGTGCTGGGCGCATTATTTGAGGAAGGCGCGATTCTGGATGCCGTCGTCGCCCAGAACGAGGCGCAGCGCAGCGAAATGTGGGCCCGACGCGAGGCTGCCGCCGAGGTTATCACCCTGCATGAGCCATATGCCGACCGCGACATTGCCGTGCCAGTCGACCGGATGCAGGAATTTCTGGACGACGTGGCCGCCATCATCGCGCGCCTCGATCCGGGCGCGCGCGACGTATCCGTCGCCCATCTGGGCGATGGCAACTTGCACTTGGGCGTCTTTCCCACACGCCCGGACGAGGCGCTATGCCAGCAAATCGGCGATGCGGTCGAGGACGCTGCGCTGGCCCTCGGCGGCAGCTTCTCGGCCGAGCACGGGATCGGACTGAGCAAGCGGGCGAGCATGGCGCGTTACAAGAACCCTGCCGCGCTGGCGGCGATGCGCGCCATAAAAAAGGCACTTGATCCGAACGGTATTCTCAATCCCGGCAAAGTTCTGCCTGACGAATGA
- the ribD gene encoding bifunctional diaminohydroxyphosphoribosylaminopyrimidine deaminase/5-amino-6-(5-phosphoribosylamino)uracil reductase RibD, translating to MRTALALGRRGQGHTWPNPAVGCVIVQGARVVGRGWTQPGGRPHAETQALAQAGATARGATAYVTLEPCAHHGHTPPCAEALVAAGVARVVIACDDPDPRVAGRGRAILSAAGIEMQTGVMQAEGARDLAGFFSRITRGRPEVLLKLATSFDGRIATASGQSRWITGPEARRGVHAMRARHDAVMIGAGTARADDPMLTVRGMGALRQPVRVVVARTLDLPQASRLASSALEVPLWLLHGPGAKANAIAAWQDLGARTLACAEGVDGLDMSAAMQVLGAAGLTRVFCEGGGALAASLLRADLVDRLAGFTAGLALGGDGRAAVSALGISELAKVPRFALEDVRAVGSDVLSLWHRT from the coding sequence ATGCGCACCGCGCTGGCGCTGGGTCGACGCGGGCAAGGCCACACTTGGCCGAACCCGGCTGTTGGTTGTGTGATCGTTCAGGGCGCGCGGGTGGTCGGGCGCGGTTGGACACAGCCGGGCGGGCGGCCTCATGCGGAAACGCAGGCGCTGGCGCAGGCCGGTGCGACTGCGCGGGGTGCCACGGCCTACGTCACGCTGGAGCCTTGCGCGCATCACGGGCACACACCCCCTTGCGCAGAGGCGCTGGTGGCGGCGGGCGTGGCGCGGGTGGTCATCGCCTGCGATGATCCCGACCCGCGAGTGGCTGGACGAGGGCGTGCGATATTGAGCGCAGCGGGCATTGAGATGCAGACTGGCGTGATGCAGGCCGAGGGCGCGCGCGATCTTGCCGGGTTCTTTAGTCGCATCACACGCGGTCGACCCGAAGTCCTGCTAAAACTTGCCACGTCCTTTGACGGGCGCATTGCCACGGCGAGCGGCCAGTCTCGTTGGATCACTGGTCCAGAGGCTCGGCGCGGCGTTCACGCGATGCGTGCGCGACATGATGCGGTGATGATCGGCGCGGGCACGGCGCGCGCGGACGATCCGATGCTGACCGTGCGCGGCATGGGTGCGTTGCGCCAGCCGGTGCGCGTGGTTGTGGCGAGAACGCTGGATTTACCTCAAGCTTCACGTCTCGCGTCCAGCGCGCTGGAGGTGCCACTATGGCTGCTTCACGGCCCCGGCGCCAAGGCCAATGCGATCGCCGCGTGGCAAGACCTTGGGGCGCGGACACTGGCCTGCGCCGAGGGCGTGGATGGGTTGGACATGAGCGCCGCGATGCAGGTTCTGGGTGCTGCGGGGTTAACGCGCGTTTTCTGCGAAGGCGGTGGCGCTTTGGCGGCGTCGCTTTTGCGTGCGGATCTGGTGGACCGGCTGGCGGGATTTACCGCCGGGCTGGCGCTGGGCGGCGACGGACGCGCGGCAGTGAGCGCGCTGGGGATTAGTGAGCTGGCGAAGGTCCCCCGCTTTGCGCTGGAGGATGTGCGCGCGGTGGGCAGTGATGTGCTGTCACTTTGGCACCGAACCTAA
- a CDS encoding Lrp/AsnC ligand binding domain-containing protein, which yields MRCVFINIRCKPGTSYKVAEEIALREIHSELYSTSGPFDLLLKLYIPDNEDVGKFINENLLQIPHIERTETTLTFKAF from the coding sequence ATGCGCTGCGTTTTCATAAACATCCGCTGCAAGCCCGGCACCTCCTACAAGGTGGCCGAGGAAATCGCCCTGCGCGAGATCCATTCCGAATTGTATTCGACCTCAGGACCGTTCGATCTATTGCTCAAGCTCTACATTCCTGACAACGAGGATGTAGGCAAGTTCATCAACGAGAATCTGCTGCAAATCCCACATATTGAGCGAACCGAAACCACCCTGACCTTCAAGGCGTTCTAA
- a CDS encoding cytochrome c — translation MKYAGIAAGVAALGVLVACVQATTMPEAADGRRLYVENCAQCHGSAGQGDGPWAKEMTPTPPALTQLMEGGTFPRARVLSTIDGYHRAQIPGQQMPEFGALLTGETVPLDTGDGVMTPTPRPLAALLSYLESIQEG, via the coding sequence ATGAAATATGCAGGGATCGCTGCTGGAGTGGCGGCGCTGGGCGTTCTTGTGGCTTGTGTGCAGGCCACGACGATGCCCGAGGCTGCCGATGGGCGCAGGCTATATGTCGAGAATTGCGCGCAATGCCATGGCTCTGCCGGGCAGGGCGACGGACCTTGGGCCAAGGAAATGACCCCCACGCCACCGGCGCTGACACAGTTGATGGAAGGCGGCACTTTCCCCCGCGCGCGGGTTCTGTCGACGATTGACGGCTATCATCGCGCGCAAATTCCGGGGCAGCAGATGCCGGAATTCGGCGCGCTGCTGACAGGCGAAACGGTGCCGCTCGATACCGGTGACGGCGTCATGACGCCCACGCCCCGCCCGCTGGCCGCGTTGCTCAGCTATCTTGAGAGTATTCAGGAGGGCTGA
- the nrdR gene encoding transcriptional regulator NrdR, with product MRCPFCGNIETQVKDSRPAEEHVSIRRRRFCPACGGRFTTYERVQLRDLVVVKTNGRRENFDRDKLERSIRIALQKRPVEPERVEQMISGIVRRLESMGDTDIPSKTVGEIVMESLARIDTVAYVRFASVYKNFQAADDFDKFVSELRPETLTGAEKPEE from the coding sequence ATGCGCTGCCCGTTTTGCGGAAATATTGAAACACAGGTCAAAGATTCACGCCCCGCCGAGGAGCACGTGTCGATCCGGCGACGTCGGTTCTGTCCGGCCTGCGGAGGGCGATTTACCACTTACGAGCGGGTGCAATTGCGCGATTTGGTCGTGGTCAAGACAAACGGTCGCCGCGAGAATTTCGACCGGGACAAGCTGGAGCGGTCCATCCGAATCGCCTTGCAGAAACGCCCCGTTGAGCCTGAGCGCGTCGAGCAGATGATTTCTGGTATCGTGCGCAGGCTGGAAAGCATGGGCGATACCGACATCCCGTCCAAGACCGTCGGCGAGATCGTGATGGAAAGCCTCGCGAGGATCGACACCGTCGCCTATGTGCGTTTTGCCAGTGTTTACAAGAACTTCCAAGCGGCAGATGATTTCGACAAGTTCGTAAGCGAGCTGCGTCCCGAAACCCTGACCGGGGCCGAGAAGCCCGAGGAGTGA
- a CDS encoding leucyl aminopeptidase family protein, with amino-acid sequence MTPTQPAKRRLAFATETDAAIPLHVIEADQLDDWLKGQDDAARTWVHASGFKAALGANLLVPGANGAPAMALAGYGTIATRARARFHLAAVASALPEGTYRLKGLDPARAQEEALGWLLAGYAFDRYHDQSGATAQLVAPGNVDAARLEVIAEGEALTRDLINTPANDMGPDALEAACADLAARFDAEINVTRGDDLLAENLPLIHAVGRASDRAPRLIEMNWGADGPTLTLVGKGVCFDTGGLNLKPGASMGLMKKDMGGAATVLGLAHMIMALDLPIRLRVLIPAVENAVSANAMRPGDILTARDGKTIEINNTDAEGRLVLADALALGAEGAPDLMISMATLTGAARVAVGPDLAPYYVDDPTLAQAIEAGAIEASDPVWRMPFHAPYETMIEPGIADLDNAPKGGFAGSITAALFLRRFAGDARYAHFDIYGWNPTAAPARPKGGVGMGARALLAALPEALDL; translated from the coding sequence ATGACGCCCACACAGCCCGCTAAACGCCGCCTTGCCTTCGCCACCGAAACAGATGCAGCGATCCCGCTTCATGTGATCGAGGCGGATCAGCTAGACGACTGGCTAAAAGGGCAGGACGATGCGGCGCGTACCTGGGTCCACGCCAGCGGATTCAAGGCTGCGCTGGGTGCCAATTTGTTGGTGCCGGGCGCGAATGGCGCGCCTGCGATGGCCCTTGCTGGCTATGGTACTATTGCCACGCGCGCGCGCGCGCGCTTTCATCTGGCAGCAGTTGCTTCTGCCCTGCCCGAAGGCACCTATCGGCTCAAGGGGCTGGACCCGGCCCGCGCCCAAGAAGAGGCGCTGGGTTGGCTGCTGGCTGGTTACGCCTTTGACCGCTACCATGATCAGAGCGGCGCTACCGCGCAGTTAGTCGCGCCTGGCAATGTCGATGCCGCCCGATTGGAAGTGATCGCCGAGGGTGAGGCACTGACCCGCGATTTGATCAACACGCCGGCGAATGACATGGGGCCTGACGCACTTGAGGCGGCCTGTGCAGACCTCGCCGCCCGTTTTGATGCAGAAATCAACGTGACACGGGGCGACGATCTGCTGGCGGAAAACTTGCCGCTAATCCACGCGGTTGGGCGCGCGTCGGACCGCGCCCCGCGGCTGATCGAAATGAACTGGGGCGCGGACGGGCCCACGCTGACGCTGGTGGGCAAGGGGGTGTGCTTTGACACTGGCGGTCTGAACCTCAAGCCCGGCGCCAGCATGGGCCTAATGAAAAAGGACATGGGCGGCGCGGCCACCGTGCTGGGTCTTGCGCATATGATCATGGCACTGGATCTGCCAATTCGTTTGCGCGTGCTGATTCCGGCGGTGGAAAACGCGGTCAGCGCCAATGCTATGCGGCCCGGCGATATCCTGACAGCGCGCGACGGCAAGACGATCGAGATCAACAATACTGACGCTGAGGGCCGGCTCGTTCTGGCCGACGCGTTGGCATTGGGGGCCGAGGGCGCGCCCGATCTGATGATCTCGATGGCCACGCTGACTGGCGCCGCGCGCGTGGCGGTGGGGCCGGACCTCGCCCCTTACTATGTCGATGATCCCACTTTGGCCCAAGCGATCGAAGCGGGCGCGATTGAGGCTTCTGATCCGGTTTGGCGGATGCCGTTTCACGCACCCTACGAGACGATGATTGAGCCGGGAATCGCTGACCTCGACAACGCACCCAAGGGCGGTTTTGCAGGTTCGATCACAGCCGCGCTTTTCCTCAGGCGCTTTGCAGGCGATGCGCGCTATGCTCATTTCGACATCTACGGCTGGAACCCCACCGCCGCGCCCGCCCGGCCCAAGGGCGGCGTTGGCATGGGCGCGCGCGCCCTGCTGGCCGCGTTGCCTGAGGCGCTGGATCTGTGA
- a CDS encoding SDR family oxidoreductase: MADKVLFITGASSGIGAETARKAAKAGWRVALFARSKDKLSALADEIGQDRALAIPGDVTDLASIQTAIGQTTKEFGQIDAVFANAGTGLDTPGIENGDPVEWRQMIDINIMGVLLTLKAAYDELKKTKGHFVLTGSAAGRVHIPGSIYGASKWFVHGLAGNMAQDMREWGGRCTVIAPGMVDTPFFDQPKPDKLKPQDVANAVVYALDQPRHANVQEIALMPNG; encoded by the coding sequence GTGGCCGACAAAGTTCTGTTCATCACCGGCGCATCATCAGGTATCGGCGCGGAAACGGCGCGCAAGGCCGCCAAGGCCGGATGGCGCGTCGCCCTCTTTGCCCGCAGCAAGGACAAGCTCAGCGCGCTGGCGGATGAGATCGGCCAAGACCGCGCGCTGGCCATTCCCGGCGACGTGACTGACCTTGCCTCGATTCAGACGGCCATCGGTCAGACAACCAAGGAGTTCGGTCAGATCGACGCGGTTTTTGCTAATGCCGGCACGGGACTGGACACCCCCGGCATCGAAAATGGCGACCCGGTGGAATGGCGCCAGATGATCGACATCAACATCATGGGAGTGCTTTTGACCCTAAAGGCCGCCTACGACGAACTGAAGAAAACCAAAGGTCACTTCGTGCTGACCGGCTCAGCCGCCGGACGCGTGCATATCCCGGGGTCGATCTATGGGGCATCGAAGTGGTTTGTTCACGGCCTAGCCGGAAACATGGCGCAGGACATGCGCGAATGGGGCGGGCGCTGCACGGTGATCGCGCCGGGCATGGTCGATACCCCCTTTTTCGATCAACCGAAACCTGACAAGCTGAAGCCCCAAGATGTGGCAAATGCGGTGG
- a CDS encoding lysine--tRNA ligase translates to MSDLRDAAMTSKAWPFEEARRLLKRYEKGAPEKGYVLFETGYGPSGLPHIGTFGEVLRTTMIRRAFEVISDIPTRMICFSDDLDGMRKIPGNVPQQDMLAEHMHKPLTSVPDPFGTHESFGHHNNAMLRRFLDTFEFEYEFYSAREFYASGQFDEVLRRAAERYDEVMAVMLKSLRDERQQTYSIFLPIHPETGRVLYVPMKNVDAVNHTVTFDDEDGREWTLPVTGGNVKLQWKPDFGARWAALDVDFEMYGKEHATNTAIYDRICEILGGRKPEHFSYELFLDENGQKISKSAGNGISIDEWLTYASTESLSYFMYLKPKTAKRMHFDVIPKAVDEYHQQLRAYAGQDAAARVNNPVFHIHPDGVPESRLVVPFSMLLNLASVAGAEEKDQLWGFIQRYAPDAGPETNPDMDQAVGHALRYYTDFVKPAKVYRAPNDLEREALSDLRNQLANYDGPVDDEALQSLVYGVGRDRFDPLRDWFKALYEVLLGASQGPRFGGFIALYGVNETVQLIDDALAGKFV, encoded by the coding sequence ATGTCAGATCTGCGTGACGCTGCGATGACCTCGAAAGCCTGGCCTTTTGAAGAAGCGCGCCGCTTGCTGAAACGGTATGAAAAGGGCGCGCCGGAAAAGGGGTATGTGCTGTTCGAGACGGGCTATGGGCCCTCCGGCCTGCCGCACATAGGCACGTTTGGCGAGGTGCTGCGCACCACGATGATCCGCCGCGCGTTTGAGGTGATCAGCGATATTCCGACGCGGATGATCTGCTTTTCCGACGATCTCGACGGGATGCGCAAAATCCCCGGCAACGTGCCTCAGCAGGATATGCTGGCCGAGCACATGCACAAGCCGTTGACCAGCGTGCCCGATCCCTTCGGCACGCATGAAAGCTTTGGCCATCATAACAACGCCATGCTGCGACGTTTTCTGGATACGTTCGAATTTGAATACGAATTCTACTCGGCGCGCGAATTCTATGCATCAGGGCAGTTCGACGAGGTGCTGCGACGCGCCGCCGAGCGTTATGACGAGGTGATGGCCGTCATGCTGAAATCGCTGCGCGATGAGCGGCAGCAGACCTATTCGATTTTCCTGCCAATTCACCCCGAAACAGGTCGGGTTCTTTATGTGCCGATGAAAAACGTGGATGCTGTTAACCACACTGTTACCTTCGACGACGAAGATGGTCGCGAATGGACGCTGCCAGTGACCGGCGGCAATGTGAAACTGCAGTGGAAGCCGGACTTTGGCGCGCGCTGGGCCGCGCTGGACGTCGATTTTGAGATGTATGGCAAGGAACATGCCACTAATACAGCGATCTACGACCGGATTTGCGAAATTCTGGGCGGGCGCAAGCCCGAGCATTTCAGCTATGAGCTGTTTTTGGACGAGAACGGTCAGAAGATCTCGAAATCCGCTGGCAACGGTATCAGCATTGACGAATGGCTGACGTATGCCTCGACGGAATCGCTAAGCTATTTCATGTATCTCAAGCCGAAAACGGCCAAGCGGATGCATTTCGACGTGATCCCCAAGGCGGTGGACGAATATCACCAGCAATTGCGCGCCTATGCCGGGCAGGATGCGGCGGCGCGGGTCAACAATCCGGTGTTTCATATCCACCCCGACGGCGTGCCCGAAAGCCGCTTGGTCGTGCCATTCTCGATGCTGCTGAACCTCGCGTCGGTCGCAGGGGCGGAGGAAAAAGACCAGCTTTGGGGCTTTATCCAGCGTTATGCGCCGGATGCCGGACCTGAAACGAACCCCGACATGGATCAGGCCGTTGGCCATGCACTGCGCTACTACACCGACTTTGTGAAACCAGCCAAGGTTTATCGCGCGCCGAACGATCTGGAGCGCGAGGCACTAAGCGATCTGCGCAATCAACTGGCAAACTATGATGGGCCGGTGGATGACGAGGCGCTGCAATCGTTGGTCTACGGTGTGGGCCGCGACCGCTTTGATCCCCTGCGCGACTGGTTCAAGGCGCTTTATGAGGTGCTGTTGGGCGCATCCCAAGGTCCGCGTTTCGGCGGGTTCATCGCGCTTTATGGCGTGAATGAGACAGTGCAGTTGATCGACGATGCGCTAGCAGGCAAGTTCGTCTGA
- the speB gene encoding agmatinase — protein sequence MTDTFFHPPSGSQLPRFAGVPTFMRLPHVPPGHERFAEVEIGIIGVPWDSGTTNRPGPRHGPRQLRDMSSMMRAQNGATSVRPFEAARCADLGDVPPNPVDIQDAMARITAFYSDAIAAGITPLTAGGDHLSTLPILRAVAASGPVGLIQFDSHTDLNDTYFDGQKYTHGTPFRRAIEEGLVDPSRFVQIGIRGTMYDTEDRDFAAANGIRLIPVEEFHARGPAEIMAEAREIVGTAPTYITYDIDFVDPAFAPGTGTPEVGGPNSYQALQVVRELAGINIVGADLVEVSPPFDASGGTALLGATIIFELLCLMTCADSLGA from the coding sequence GTGACCGATACATTCTTTCATCCGCCCTCCGGCTCTCAATTGCCGCGTTTTGCCGGCGTTCCGACTTTCATGCGCCTGCCGCATGTGCCACCCGGTCACGAGCGTTTCGCCGAAGTCGAAATCGGCATCATCGGTGTGCCGTGGGACAGCGGCACGACGAATCGCCCCGGACCCCGGCACGGTCCCCGCCAGCTGCGCGACATGTCTTCGATGATGCGCGCGCAGAACGGCGCCACCTCTGTGCGCCCGTTCGAGGCTGCTCGCTGCGCCGATCTGGGCGACGTGCCGCCGAACCCCGTCGACATTCAGGACGCCATGGCGCGCATCACCGCATTTTACTCGGATGCCATCGCTGCTGGCATAACGCCGCTGACCGCCGGGGGCGATCACCTCAGCACACTGCCGATCCTGCGCGCGGTTGCAGCGTCAGGCCCCGTAGGTCTGATCCAGTTCGATAGCCACACCGACCTGAACGACACCTATTTTGACGGGCAGAAATACACCCACGGCACGCCCTTCCGCCGCGCCATAGAAGAGGGGCTGGTCGACCCTAGTCGCTTTGTCCAGATCGGCATTCGTGGCACGATGTACGACACCGAAGACCGCGACTTCGCCGCCGCAAACGGCATCCGGCTGATCCCTGTCGAGGAGTTTCATGCACGTGGCCCCGCCGAAATCATGGCCGAAGCGCGCGAGATCGTGGGTACAGCCCCGACGTACATCACCTACGATATCGACTTCGTCGATCCCGCCTTTGCCCCCGGTACAGGCACACCGGAGGTGGGCGGGCCAAACAGCTATCAGGCGCTGCAAGTCGTGCGCGAACTGGCTGGTATCAACATCGTAGGCGCCGACTTGGTTGAGGTTTCTCCACCTTTTGACGCTTCCGGGGGGACCGCCCTCTTGGGCGCGACAATCATTTTCGAGTTGCTCTGCCTTATGACTTGCGCAGACTCGTTAGGCGCCTGA
- a CDS encoding tellurite resistance TerB family protein, producing the protein MNDTATHPLSAQDCLVAVMIAVSASDEQIRTAELVKIESAVNNLPVFGNYDEDRINIIAQTVFDLFSDEDGLDALFGLIRESLPERLFETAYALACDVAAADGTLADSELRLLEEIRYELNLDRLHAAAIERGARARHMRL; encoded by the coding sequence ATGAACGACACCGCAACCCACCCGCTGAGTGCGCAGGATTGCCTGGTGGCCGTCATGATCGCGGTCTCGGCCTCGGACGAGCAGATCCGCACAGCCGAACTGGTCAAGATCGAAAGCGCGGTGAACAACCTGCCCGTCTTTGGTAATTATGATGAGGACCGTATCAATATCATCGCGCAGACGGTGTTCGACCTCTTCTCGGACGAGGATGGCCTCGACGCCCTCTTTGGCCTCATCCGCGAGAGCCTGCCCGAGCGCCTGTTCGAGACCGCCTATGCGTTGGCCTGCGACGTGGCTGCCGCCGATGGCACCCTCGCCGACAGCGAGTTGCGTCTGCTGGAAGAGATCCGTTACGAGCTGAACCTCGACCGTCTGCACGCCGCTGCGATCGAACGAGGCGCGCGCGCGCGTCACATGCGTCTGTGA
- a CDS encoding carbonic anhydrase, with protein MLQARPLPPYLIQRYHGWKATTYTENESWYRTLAQEGQHPRAMMISCCDSRVHVTSIFGADQGEFFIHRNIANLVPAYTTDGGQHGTSATIEYAVCVLKVAHVIVMGHSNCGGIKGCDEMCSGNSPALDEPNSFVGRWIDILRPGYDRVADIVDDEERTRALEKEAVLISLDNLTTFPFVAESMEKGLLTLHGLWMDIGEGRVEQYSAANKTFAPI; from the coding sequence TTGCTGCAAGCCCGCCCCCTGCCGCCCTATCTGATCCAGCGTTATCACGGCTGGAAAGCGACCACATACACCGAAAACGAAAGCTGGTACCGCACTCTGGCCCAAGAGGGGCAGCACCCGCGCGCGATGATGATCTCGTGCTGCGACAGCCGTGTTCATGTCACATCCATCTTCGGCGCGGATCAGGGCGAGTTCTTTATTCACCGCAACATCGCCAACCTCGTGCCAGCCTACACGACCGACGGCGGACAGCACGGCACCTCGGCAACGATCGAATATGCCGTCTGCGTTTTGAAGGTGGCGCATGTGATTGTCATGGGCCACTCTAACTGCGGCGGCATTAAGGGCTGCGACGAGATGTGCTCGGGGAACTCTCCGGCGCTGGACGAGCCGAACAGCTTTGTTGGCCGCTGGATCGACATTCTACGTCCCGGCTACGACCGTGTCGCGGATATTGTCGACGACGAAGAGCGCACCCGCGCGCTGGAGAAGGAGGCGGTTCTGATCTCCCTCGACAATCTAACCACATTTCCCTTTGTCGCCGAGTCTATGGAAAAGGGCCTGCTAACGTTGCACGGCCTGTGGATGGATATTGGCGAGGGGCGCGTCGAGCAATATAGCGCCGCAAACAAGACCTTTGCCCCGATCTGA